One Rissa tridactyla isolate bRisTri1 chromosome 4, bRisTri1.patW.cur.20221130, whole genome shotgun sequence DNA window includes the following coding sequences:
- the EMC7 gene encoding ER membrane protein complex subunit 7 isoform X3 yields MRGAGGAMAVGSGAVRPALPLVLLLWLCASPLPDGACGSEAVGAAESPGVAGPGERFKIEGRAVVPGVKPQDWIAGARVLVDGEEHVGFLKTDGSFVVHDVPSGSYVVEVISPAHKFEPVRVDITSKGKMRARYVNYIKTSEVVRLPYPLQMKSSGPPSYFIKRESWGWTDFLMNPMVMMMVLPLLIFVLLPKVVNTSDPDMRREMEQSMNMLNSNHELPDVSEFMTRLFSSKSSSKSGSSSSKAGKSSSGKRR; encoded by the exons ATGCGCGGAGCTGGGGGCGCGATGGCGGTGGGTAGCGGGGCGGTCCGGCCGGCGCTgccgctggtgctgctgctctggctctGTGCCTCGCCGCTGCCCGACGGCGCCTGTGGCTCGGAGGCGGTCGGGGCAGCGGAGTCGCCGGGCGTCGCGGGCCCAGGGGAGCGGTTTAAGATCGAGGGCCGGGCCGTGGTGCCAGGGGTGAAGCCGCAGGACTGGATCGCCGGGGCCCGGGTGCTGGTGGACGGGGAGGAGCACGTCGGCTTCCTGAA GACAGATGGAAGTTTTGTCGTTCATGATGTACCTTCAGGATCTTACGTAGTGGAAGTTATATCCCCTGCTCATAAATTTGAGCCTGTGCGAGTTGACATAACTTCAAAAGGCAAAATGAG AGCAAGATACGTGAATTACATCAAAACCTCTGAAGTTGTCAGGCTGCCATACCCACTCCAGATGAAATCTTCTGGACCTCCTTCATACTTTATAAAGAGAGAATCTTGGGGATGGACAGATTTCCTCATGAACCCTATG GTGATGATGATGGTTCTTCCATTACTGATATTTGTGCTTTTGCCTAAAGTTGTCAACACCAGTGATCCTGATATGAGACGG GAAATGGAGCAGTCAATGAACATGCTGAATTCCAACCATGAGCTGCCAGATGTCTCTGAATTCATGACAAGACTTTTCTCTTCAAAATCTTCCAGCAAGTCTGGTAGTAGCAGCAGTAAAGCAGGGAAAAGTAGTTCTGGAAAAAGGAGGTAG
- the EMC7 gene encoding ER membrane protein complex subunit 7 isoform X1 produces the protein MRGAGGAMAVGSGAVRPALPLVLLLWLCASPLPDGACGSEAVGAAESPGVAGPGERFKIEGRAVVPGVKPQDWIAGARVLVDGEEHVGFLKTDGSFVVHDVPSGSYVVEVISPAHKFEPVRVDITSKGKMRARYVNYIKTSEVVRLPYPLQMKSSGPPSYFIKRESWGWTDFLMNPMVMMMVLPLLIFVLLPKVVNTSDPDMRREMEQSMNMLNSNHELPDVSEFMTRLFSSKSSSKSGSSSSKAGKSSSGKRSSILLKNSYEKHGAVL, from the exons ATGCGCGGAGCTGGGGGCGCGATGGCGGTGGGTAGCGGGGCGGTCCGGCCGGCGCTgccgctggtgctgctgctctggctctGTGCCTCGCCGCTGCCCGACGGCGCCTGTGGCTCGGAGGCGGTCGGGGCAGCGGAGTCGCCGGGCGTCGCGGGCCCAGGGGAGCGGTTTAAGATCGAGGGCCGGGCCGTGGTGCCAGGGGTGAAGCCGCAGGACTGGATCGCCGGGGCCCGGGTGCTGGTGGACGGGGAGGAGCACGTCGGCTTCCTGAA GACAGATGGAAGTTTTGTCGTTCATGATGTACCTTCAGGATCTTACGTAGTGGAAGTTATATCCCCTGCTCATAAATTTGAGCCTGTGCGAGTTGACATAACTTCAAAAGGCAAAATGAG AGCAAGATACGTGAATTACATCAAAACCTCTGAAGTTGTCAGGCTGCCATACCCACTCCAGATGAAATCTTCTGGACCTCCTTCATACTTTATAAAGAGAGAATCTTGGGGATGGACAGATTTCCTCATGAACCCTATG GTGATGATGATGGTTCTTCCATTACTGATATTTGTGCTTTTGCCTAAAGTTGTCAACACCAGTGATCCTGATATGAGACGG GAAATGGAGCAGTCAATGAACATGCTGAATTCCAACCATGAGCTGCCAGATGTCTCTGAATTCATGACAAGACTTTTCTCTTCAAAATCTTCCAGCAAGTCTGGTAGTAGCAGCAGTAAAGCAGGGAAAAGTAGTTCTGGAAAAAGGAG CAGCATCTTACTGAAGAATTCATATGAAAAACATGGAGCAGTTCTTTGA
- the LOC128909519 gene encoding fibrinogen-like protein 1-like protein, with amino-acid sequence MLMSSAGFILFLLSHCTVSASTTEVAVLANAHLLPQSGYERLGNTNEKDYPRDCFEIFQRSKGNSRDGLYIIQPKEDPIVVSCNMQDGGWTVIQHITANSTVDFDRTWQDYKYGFGSVHDNHWLGNEYMHQLTSSSVKYMLGVKLVNLNAEIKWGQYEPFLIEDEESQYRIRVGLYKGNATDALTLDTEAYLHDNQKFTTKDRDNDNYFQNCAKLELSGVPGGGWWYDACAGANLNRRNVIYWQKDCNRQRLCKFAWMMIKPIDHSVSYPTKSCPCQKVEL; translated from the exons ATGTTGATGAGCTCAGCGGGATTTATTCTGTTCTTGCTCTCTCATTGCACTGTGTCAGCGAGCACCACAGAGGTCGCAGTCTTGGCTAATGCCCACCTTCTCCCCCAAAGCGGCTATGAGAGACTGGGTAACACCAATGAAAAAG aCTATCCAAGGGATTGTTTTGAGATATTTCAGCGCTCCAAAGGAAATTCCAGGGATGGTCTTTACATCATCCAACCAAAGGAGGACCCAATTGTTGTCTCTTGTAACATGCAGGATGGTGGCTGGACAGTAATCCAGCACATTACCGCCAATAGTACTGTTGACTTTGATAGGACCTGGCAGGATTACAAATACGGATTTGGCTCCGTTCATGACAACCACTGGTTAGGAAATGAATATATGCACCAGTTAACTAGCAGCTCCGTGAAATATATGCTTGGAGTTAAACTTGTAAACCTAAACGCTGAAATCAAATGGGGACAGTACGAACCATTCCTTATTGAAGATGAAGAGTCTCAATACCGAATCAGGGTTGGTCTATACAAAGGCAACGCCACTGATGCTCTGACCTTGGACACGGAAGCTTATCTCCATGACAACCAGAAGTTCACCACCAAGGACAGAGACAACGACAATTACTTCCAGAATTGTGCTAAATTGGAACTCAGTGGCGTTCCTGGAGGAGGCTGGTGGTATGATGCGTGTGCTGGAGCAAATCTAAACCGTAGGAACGTGATATACTGGCAAAAGGACTGCAACAGGCAACGTCTGTGCAAGTTTGCATGGATGATGATCAAACCCATTGACCACAGTGTATCATATCCAACCAAGTCCTGTCCATGTCAGAAAGTTGAACTCTAG
- the EMC7 gene encoding ER membrane protein complex subunit 7 isoform X2, translated as MRGAGGAMAVGSGAVRPALPLVLLLWLCASPLPDGACGSEAVGAAESPGVAGPGERFKIEGRAVVPGVKPQDWIAGARVLVDGEEHVGFLKTDGSFVVHDVPSGSYVVEVISPAHKFEPVRVDITSKGKMRARYVNYIKTSEVVRLPYPLQMKSSGPPSYFIKRESWGWTDFLMNPMVMMMVLPLLIFVLLPKVVNTSDPDMRREMEQSMNMLNSNHELPDVSEFMTRLFSSKSSSKSGSSSSKAGKSSSGKRSILLKNSYEKHGAVL; from the exons ATGCGCGGAGCTGGGGGCGCGATGGCGGTGGGTAGCGGGGCGGTCCGGCCGGCGCTgccgctggtgctgctgctctggctctGTGCCTCGCCGCTGCCCGACGGCGCCTGTGGCTCGGAGGCGGTCGGGGCAGCGGAGTCGCCGGGCGTCGCGGGCCCAGGGGAGCGGTTTAAGATCGAGGGCCGGGCCGTGGTGCCAGGGGTGAAGCCGCAGGACTGGATCGCCGGGGCCCGGGTGCTGGTGGACGGGGAGGAGCACGTCGGCTTCCTGAA GACAGATGGAAGTTTTGTCGTTCATGATGTACCTTCAGGATCTTACGTAGTGGAAGTTATATCCCCTGCTCATAAATTTGAGCCTGTGCGAGTTGACATAACTTCAAAAGGCAAAATGAG AGCAAGATACGTGAATTACATCAAAACCTCTGAAGTTGTCAGGCTGCCATACCCACTCCAGATGAAATCTTCTGGACCTCCTTCATACTTTATAAAGAGAGAATCTTGGGGATGGACAGATTTCCTCATGAACCCTATG GTGATGATGATGGTTCTTCCATTACTGATATTTGTGCTTTTGCCTAAAGTTGTCAACACCAGTGATCCTGATATGAGACGG GAAATGGAGCAGTCAATGAACATGCTGAATTCCAACCATGAGCTGCCAGATGTCTCTGAATTCATGACAAGACTTTTCTCTTCAAAATCTTCCAGCAAGTCTGGTAGTAGCAGCAGTAAAGCAGGGAAAAGTAGTTCTGGAAAAAGGAG CATCTTACTGAAGAATTCATATGAAAAACATGGAGCAGTTCTTTGA